A part of Notolabrus celidotus isolate fNotCel1 chromosome 21, fNotCel1.pri, whole genome shotgun sequence genomic DNA contains:
- the LOC117804740 gene encoding high affinity choline transporter 1-like isoform X1 — MAVNWLGLLSIGVFYMIVLGTGIWASRKSKREEKKCTGNRSEVAMVGGRNLNIWVSIFTMTATWVGGGYILGNAEVVYDPNKGLVWATGPIAFSINMIIGALFFVKPIRSKNYVTLMDPFQEKYGNTVSAFLFIPALVGDILWIACILGALGGTVSVVMDISSPLAVCISAAVAIIYTLMGGLYSVAYTDVIQLSLMLLGLWLCVPFILTSPTSANFTVSAVSSLYQEPWLGKLELEQTGRWIDDILLIAFGGICYQAFYQRVLSTATDSQAKITCYAGAVLCPILGIPSLIIGAAAASTNWNQTSFGSPSPYEQGKSGMILPIALQHLCPFVVSLIGMGALAASVMSSVDSALLSAASQLGRNIFKNIIYKQASEKMIIVVVKVSIFLCGLMGAGLAMLSRSIHLFWIVSADVLYSMMTPQVTCIFYFSQRVNKYGACAGLVLAVTLRVLVGEPVIGLPDVLPLPWDKIQEDGHRYRLFPFRTAIMLITTGTILSISRLVVYLSEERGKSDAVVDKNLHNMAPLQTDEEEKEKLNQEHNHSSSQGSNEHNEKC, encoded by the exons ATGGCGGTGAATTGGCTAGGACTGTTGTCCATTGGCGTGTTTTACATGATCGTACTGGGCACAGGTATCTGGGCATCCAGGAAGTCCAAACGTGAGGAGAAGAAGTGCACTGGGAACCGCAGTGAAGTTGCAATGGTTGGTGGGCGGAACCTAAACATCTGGGTCAGCATCTTTACTATGACAG CCACCTGGGTAGGAGGAGGTTATATTTTGGGTAATGCTGAAGTGGTCTACGATCCAAATAAGGGGTTAGTGTGGGCGACTGGACCCATTGCCTTCTCCATAAATATGATAATAG gtgctctcttctttgtcaAGCCAATCCGGTCAAAGAACTATGTCACCCTCATGGACCCATTTCAGGAGAAATATGGCAACACTGTATCTGCGTTCCTTTTCATTCCCGCACTCGTTGGTGATATCTTGTGGATAGCATGCATTCTTGGTGCACTGG GAGGAACAGTGAGTGTGGTCATGGACATCTCATCCCCATTGGCTGtgtgcatctctgctgctgtggcaaTTATCTACACATTAATGGGAGGACTGTACTCGGTGGCCTATACTGATGTCATCCAGCTCAGCCTCATGCTCCTCGGCTTG TGGCTCTGTGTGCCCTTTATCTTGACAAGCCCGACCTCTGCCAACTTCACTGTTTCTGCGGTCTCCAGTCTCTACCAGGAGCCATGGCTCGGCAAACTGGAGCTGGAGCAAACGGGCCGCTGGATAGATGACATACTACTCATA GCATTTGGAGGGATCTGCTACCAGGCTTTCTACCAGAGAGTCCTGTCCACAGCCACAGATTCCCAAGCCAAGATCACCTGCTATGCTGGTGCAGTATTATGCCCAATTCTTGGCATCCCATCCCTGATCATtggggcagcagcagcatctaCCA ATTGGAACCAGACCTCCTTTGGTTCACCCAGCCCATACGAGCAGGGTAAATCTGGTATGATTTTGCCTATTGCCCTTCAGCATCTTTGCCCCTTCGTCGTCTCACTGATTGGTATGGGAGCCCTTGCTGCCTCAGTGATGTCATCGGTTGACTCTGCACTTTTGTCTGCTGCCTCCCAACTGGgccgaaacatcttcaagaacaTAATCTACAAACAG gcTTCAGAAAAAATGATCATCGTGGTCGTGAAAGTATCAATCTTCCTGTGTGGGCTGATGGGAGCAGGCCTTGCTATGTTATCAAGATCCATCCACCTGTTCTGGATTGTCAGCGCGGATGTGTTGTACTCGATGATGACTCCTCAGGTGACCTGCATTTTCTACTTCTCACAGAGGGTGAACAAATATGGCGCCTGTGCCGGCCTTGTGTTGGCAGTAACACTAAGAGTTCTGGTTGGAGAACCTGTTATCGGCCTTCCTGACGTGCTGCCTCTTCCGTGGGACAAGATACAGGAAGACGGTCACCGATATCGCTTGTTCCCTTTTCGCACTGCCATCATGCTCATTACCACAGGAACTATTTTGTCAATATCGCGACTTGTTGTGTATTTGTctgaggaaagaggaaaaagtgATGCTGTAGTGGACAAAAACTTGCATAACATGGCACCACTCCAAACAGatgaagaggaaaaggagaaacTGAACCAAGAACACAATCACTCTTCCTCACAAGGGAGCAATGAGCACAATGAAAAATGTTGA
- the LOC117804740 gene encoding high affinity choline transporter 1-like isoform X2, with protein MIIGALFFVKPIRSKNYVTLMDPFQEKYGNTVSAFLFIPALVGDILWIACILGALGGTVSVVMDISSPLAVCISAAVAIIYTLMGGLYSVAYTDVIQLSLMLLGLWLCVPFILTSPTSANFTVSAVSSLYQEPWLGKLELEQTGRWIDDILLIAFGGICYQAFYQRVLSTATDSQAKITCYAGAVLCPILGIPSLIIGAAAASTNWNQTSFGSPSPYEQGKSGMILPIALQHLCPFVVSLIGMGALAASVMSSVDSALLSAASQLGRNIFKNIIYKQASEKMIIVVVKVSIFLCGLMGAGLAMLSRSIHLFWIVSADVLYSMMTPQVTCIFYFSQRVNKYGACAGLVLAVTLRVLVGEPVIGLPDVLPLPWDKIQEDGHRYRLFPFRTAIMLITTGTILSISRLVVYLSEERGKSDAVVDKNLHNMAPLQTDEEEKEKLNQEHNHSSSQGSNEHNEKC; from the exons ATGATAATAG gtgctctcttctttgtcaAGCCAATCCGGTCAAAGAACTATGTCACCCTCATGGACCCATTTCAGGAGAAATATGGCAACACTGTATCTGCGTTCCTTTTCATTCCCGCACTCGTTGGTGATATCTTGTGGATAGCATGCATTCTTGGTGCACTGG GAGGAACAGTGAGTGTGGTCATGGACATCTCATCCCCATTGGCTGtgtgcatctctgctgctgtggcaaTTATCTACACATTAATGGGAGGACTGTACTCGGTGGCCTATACTGATGTCATCCAGCTCAGCCTCATGCTCCTCGGCTTG TGGCTCTGTGTGCCCTTTATCTTGACAAGCCCGACCTCTGCCAACTTCACTGTTTCTGCGGTCTCCAGTCTCTACCAGGAGCCATGGCTCGGCAAACTGGAGCTGGAGCAAACGGGCCGCTGGATAGATGACATACTACTCATA GCATTTGGAGGGATCTGCTACCAGGCTTTCTACCAGAGAGTCCTGTCCACAGCCACAGATTCCCAAGCCAAGATCACCTGCTATGCTGGTGCAGTATTATGCCCAATTCTTGGCATCCCATCCCTGATCATtggggcagcagcagcatctaCCA ATTGGAACCAGACCTCCTTTGGTTCACCCAGCCCATACGAGCAGGGTAAATCTGGTATGATTTTGCCTATTGCCCTTCAGCATCTTTGCCCCTTCGTCGTCTCACTGATTGGTATGGGAGCCCTTGCTGCCTCAGTGATGTCATCGGTTGACTCTGCACTTTTGTCTGCTGCCTCCCAACTGGgccgaaacatcttcaagaacaTAATCTACAAACAG gcTTCAGAAAAAATGATCATCGTGGTCGTGAAAGTATCAATCTTCCTGTGTGGGCTGATGGGAGCAGGCCTTGCTATGTTATCAAGATCCATCCACCTGTTCTGGATTGTCAGCGCGGATGTGTTGTACTCGATGATGACTCCTCAGGTGACCTGCATTTTCTACTTCTCACAGAGGGTGAACAAATATGGCGCCTGTGCCGGCCTTGTGTTGGCAGTAACACTAAGAGTTCTGGTTGGAGAACCTGTTATCGGCCTTCCTGACGTGCTGCCTCTTCCGTGGGACAAGATACAGGAAGACGGTCACCGATATCGCTTGTTCCCTTTTCGCACTGCCATCATGCTCATTACCACAGGAACTATTTTGTCAATATCGCGACTTGTTGTGTATTTGTctgaggaaagaggaaaaagtgATGCTGTAGTGGACAAAAACTTGCATAACATGGCACCACTCCAAACAGatgaagaggaaaaggagaaacTGAACCAAGAACACAATCACTCTTCCTCACAAGGGAGCAATGAGCACAATGAAAAATGTTGA